One genomic window of Corynebacterium sp. sy039 includes the following:
- a CDS encoding helix-turn-helix transcriptional regulator: MDNVKAIVTEFKRVTDYIKNKEPNAELFFTARSIMAYRLMIDEGLKLGEVAIMLNISEEELSELVNIARLKMEGRQLNFLNIFQQGRWLKEMREYRQLTREQLAAKISQDTEIEWVEKAENGHVKIGDPRIIYAFQALDVKVGRYFFG, encoded by the coding sequence ATGGATAATGTGAAAGCTATAGTTACTGAATTTAAGAGGGTAACTGATTACATTAAAAATAAAGAACCCAATGCAGAGCTTTTCTTTACCGCACGAAGTATTATGGCATATCGCTTAATGATCGATGAAGGTCTGAAACTGGGTGAAGTGGCTATCATGCTGAACATTTCCGAAGAAGAATTATCTGAACTTGTTAATATCGCTCGACTAAAGATGGAAGGGCGGCAATTGAACTTCTTAAATATATTTCAGCAAGGGCGTTGGCTTAAAGAAATGCGGGAGTATAGACAACTAACTAGAGAACAATTAGCCGCAAAAATAAGTCAAGATACAGAAATTGAATGGGTAGAAAAAGCAGAAAATGGTCATGTGAAGATAGGTGATCCGCGTATCATATATGCTTTTCAAGCATTAGATGTAAAAGTTGGTCGTTATTTTTTTGGGTGA